A portion of the Hoylesella buccalis ATCC 35310 genome contains these proteins:
- a CDS encoding SusE domain-containing protein, producing MKTKIFSSLLMISALFLGTSCTEDMEYKDVNVTAVKQLMSPKDGQTVQLKASETATTFFEWSSALAEDGNTPLYEVLFAKEDGDFSTPVYRITSDNNGSRNYATISHKNLDKIASLAGLGSGETGTLKWTVVSSRGINQVTSTKVRTIKITRLLGFAEIPTQLFITGEGSEGHNDVNKALAFSAPKSGEFEIFTKLEAGKPYYFIDNKKDEPRKFFIDGATLKESNATLGTATVAETGVYRINLDFSIATAKLSKVESVGFFFSPKNTVTIPLAYQGNGTWIGSGATPFKQEGWGRDQRYKFEMVLEKDGVRSTVHWGPTNAGLDSAPGDAEADSYYEMKEYRPSQWDQKWKLQNKFDTEKTGNKSKFTFYLNGDGAYRHTVEIAK from the coding sequence ATGAAAACAAAAATATTTTCATCCCTGCTTATGATCAGTGCCCTTTTTCTTGGCACGTCATGCACAGAAGACATGGAGTATAAAGATGTAAACGTTACAGCTGTCAAACAACTCATGTCGCCAAAAGACGGACAGACCGTACAACTGAAAGCTTCTGAAACGGCAACAACCTTCTTTGAATGGTCTTCCGCCTTGGCCGAAGACGGTAACACACCACTGTACGAAGTATTGTTCGCCAAAGAGGATGGCGATTTCTCAACGCCTGTTTACCGCATTACTTCTGACAACAACGGCTCTCGTAATTATGCAACCATCAGTCATAAGAACCTTGATAAGATTGCATCGTTGGCCGGATTGGGAAGTGGTGAGACCGGAACCTTGAAGTGGACGGTTGTATCATCACGTGGCATCAATCAGGTAACCAGTACAAAAGTGCGCACCATTAAGATCACTCGTCTGTTAGGTTTTGCAGAAATTCCTACGCAACTGTTCATCACCGGCGAAGGTTCTGAAGGCCACAACGACGTGAACAAGGCATTGGCATTCTCGGCACCGAAGAGTGGTGAATTCGAGATTTTCACCAAATTGGAAGCTGGTAAACCCTATTATTTTATTGACAACAAGAAAGATGAACCCCGAAAATTCTTCATTGATGGCGCTACTCTGAAAGAGAGCAATGCTACATTGGGTACGGCTACAGTAGCCGAAACGGGTGTGTATCGCATCAATCTCGATTTCTCCATCGCAACAGCTAAGCTTTCAAAGGTAGAGAGTGTAGGCTTCTTCTTCAGTCCTAAGAATACTGTAACCATACCTCTAGCATACCAAGGCAACGGAACATGGATCGGTTCGGGGGCTACACCGTTCAAACAAGAAGGTTGGGGACGTGATCAACGTTACAAATTTGAAATGGTGCTCGAGAAAGATGGCGTACGGTCTACTGTCCATTGGGGTCCTACCAACGCCGGACTTGATAGTGCTCCTGGAGACGCCGAGGCTGATTCATACTACGAAATGAAGGAATACAGACCTTCACAATGGGATCAGAAGTGGAAGCTTCAAAACAAATTTGACACGGAGAAGACTGGTAACAAGTCAAAGTTTACATTCTACCTTAATGGCGATGGTGCATACCGTCACACTGTAGAGATAGCAAAATAA
- a CDS encoding glycoside hydrolase family 76 protein has translation MKKTFLYLFLFVLGASTWQSCSDIEDEYTYGRDQYTIDWNAAADSATSSLIKHFWDQKNHYFVYHADRFELGHDNNYWPQAHAMDAVIDAYLRTKDAKYSQLFDQWFEGIKAANFSNPGRNYLNDFYDDSEWIALTMLRLYEATKDTKYLDATKELWTWIKGGWNELGEGGIAWERKKNQHSKNACSNGPAAILAARLYWTTKDENDLNWARKIYEWEKQTLFNQATGAVYDNLNTKTGELNTMTLTYNQGTFVGAAYELYKLTGDDIYLNDARKAAYYCISNASMIDIGNNILRNEGEGDGGLFKGIFMRYFTQLVLEPNLNAAYAKKFTTFLDNNAEVLWRKGVNKKVMLFGPNWALAPIGTTQLTSQTSGATLMEMRAYYEKNKK, from the coding sequence ATGAAAAAAACATTTCTATATCTATTCCTGTTCGTGTTAGGAGCATCAACCTGGCAGTCATGTTCTGACATCGAAGATGAATATACCTATGGGCGTGATCAATATACTATTGATTGGAACGCAGCTGCCGACAGTGCAACGTCATCGCTCATCAAGCATTTCTGGGATCAGAAAAATCATTATTTTGTATATCACGCCGACCGCTTTGAGCTCGGTCACGATAATAATTACTGGCCACAAGCGCATGCCATGGATGCGGTCATCGACGCCTATCTGCGTACGAAAGACGCCAAGTATTCACAATTGTTCGACCAATGGTTCGAAGGTATCAAAGCTGCAAACTTCTCCAATCCCGGACGTAATTATCTAAACGACTTTTATGATGATTCCGAATGGATTGCACTCACCATGCTACGCCTCTACGAAGCGACGAAAGATACCAAATATCTCGACGCCACAAAGGAGCTTTGGACCTGGATCAAAGGCGGATGGAACGAGCTGGGAGAAGGTGGCATCGCCTGGGAACGAAAGAAGAATCAACACAGCAAGAATGCTTGCTCTAACGGCCCAGCAGCCATTTTGGCAGCTCGGTTATACTGGACAACAAAGGATGAAAATGATTTAAACTGGGCAAGAAAAATCTACGAGTGGGAAAAACAAACCCTCTTCAATCAAGCTACAGGTGCCGTTTATGACAACCTGAACACAAAAACAGGCGAACTGAACACCATGACCTTGACCTACAATCAAGGAACGTTCGTGGGTGCTGCATACGAGTTGTACAAGCTCACTGGCGACGACATTTACTTGAACGATGCCCGCAAAGCGGCTTATTACTGCATCAGCAATGCCTCGATGATTGATATTGGCAATAATATATTGCGCAACGAGGGCGAAGGCGATGGCGGTTTGTTCAAAGGTATCTTTATGAGATACTTCACACAGTTGGTTTTGGAACCCAATTTGAATGCTGCTTATGCCAAGAAATTCACCACATTCTTGGACAACAACGCAGAAGTGTTGTGGCGCAAGGGTGTCAACAAGAAGGTCATGCTCTTTGGACCCAACTGGGCTTTGGCTCCAATTGGAACCACACAGCTTACCTCACAAACATCGGGGGCTACCTTGATGGAAATGAGAGCCTATTATGAAAAGAACAAAAAATAA
- a CDS encoding asparaginase — MKRTNKVLLIYTGGTIGMGQNIKTGALEPLDFHHLVENVPEFELIQTEVDVYQFTPPIDSSDMTPTMWAKLVTIISERYEQYDGFVILHGTDTMAYTASALSFMLENLTKPVVLTGSQLPIGVLRTDGKENLISSIELASAHHEDGTAIVPEVCIYFNGRLLRGNRSTKQNADGFNAFDSFNFPHLCDAGVNFTYHEHLILKPNFNKPMVPHTHLDPHVMALSLFPGLQEDIVQQILEVPNLRGIVMRSYGSGNAPQTPWLTHLLSQAAERGVVVVNVSQCVWGNVEMSRYDNGYQLQNAGVVSGYDSTVEAAIAKLMFLQAQYDDYNTICQMMKQSIAGEITLPPNVIMN, encoded by the coding sequence ATGAAAAGAACAAACAAGGTTTTACTAATCTACACCGGTGGCACCATCGGCATGGGGCAGAACATCAAGACTGGTGCTTTGGAGCCTCTCGACTTCCATCATTTGGTTGAGAACGTGCCGGAGTTTGAATTAATTCAAACAGAGGTTGACGTCTATCAGTTCACTCCGCCCATTGATTCGAGTGACATGACACCCACCATGTGGGCAAAGTTGGTGACCATCATCAGCGAACGCTATGAACAGTATGACGGATTCGTCATCCTGCACGGAACCGATACCATGGCCTATACCGCCTCTGCCCTATCATTCATGCTGGAAAACCTCACAAAGCCCGTTGTGCTGACAGGTAGTCAGTTGCCGATTGGGGTGTTGCGAACAGACGGAAAGGAAAATCTCATATCGAGTATCGAACTGGCTTCGGCTCATCACGAAGACGGAACGGCCATTGTTCCAGAGGTGTGTATTTATTTCAATGGCCGTCTGTTGCGGGGCAATCGCAGTACGAAACAAAATGCAGATGGATTCAACGCCTTCGATTCTTTCAACTTTCCACACCTCTGTGATGCGGGCGTGAACTTCACCTATCATGAGCATCTTATTTTGAAGCCCAACTTCAACAAACCTATGGTTCCCCATACACACTTGGATCCTCATGTAATGGCTTTGTCACTGTTTCCCGGTTTACAGGAAGATATTGTGCAACAAATTCTTGAAGTACCCAACTTGAGGGGCATTGTGATGCGCAGTTACGGAAGCGGAAATGCGCCTCAGACGCCATGGCTCACCCATCTGCTTAGTCAAGCTGCGGAACGGGGCGTCGTTGTCGTCAATGTTAGCCAGTGCGTATGGGGCAATGTGGAGATGTCGCGTTATGACAATGGGTATCAATTACAAAATGCTGGTGTTGTCAGCGGTTACGACAGTACTGTTGAAGCAGCCATTGCTAAGCTGATGTTTTTGCAGGCTCAATATGATGACTATAACACTATCTGCCAAATGATGAAACAATCGATAGCAGGAGAGATTACCCTTCCTCCAAACGTCATCATGAACTAA
- the nagB gene encoding glucosamine-6-phosphate deaminase, whose product MRVIIEENYESLSRWAAEHVIERINKFNPTPEHPFVLGLPTGSSPEGMYARLVKACKEGRVSFKNVLTFNMDEYVGLPESHPESYHSFMARNLFDHIDCPKENIHILNGNAEDLEAECKAYEEKIKAAGGIDLFIGGIGPDGHIAFNEPCSSLTSRTRIKTLTSDTIIANSRFFDNDVNKVPKHALTVGVGTVMDAQEVMILCNGHHKARALQAVVEGPVTHYWTISVLQQHPHGIIVCDEPATDELKVGTYRYFKDIEKDNI is encoded by the coding sequence ATGAGAGTCATTATAGAAGAAAATTACGAGTCGCTGTCACGTTGGGCAGCCGAACATGTGATTGAACGTATTAACAAGTTCAACCCAACACCTGAGCATCCTTTCGTGTTAGGTTTGCCTACTGGTTCATCTCCAGAAGGCATGTATGCTCGCTTGGTTAAGGCTTGTAAAGAGGGTAGAGTGTCATTTAAAAACGTGTTGACCTTCAACATGGATGAGTATGTGGGGTTGCCAGAATCTCATCCCGAAAGCTATCATTCGTTCATGGCGCGGAATTTGTTTGACCATATCGACTGTCCAAAGGAAAACATTCATATTCTTAACGGCAACGCAGAGGATTTGGAGGCTGAATGTAAGGCATACGAAGAAAAGATTAAAGCTGCAGGTGGCATCGACTTGTTTATTGGAGGCATTGGCCCAGACGGTCATATTGCTTTCAATGAGCCATGCTCGTCTTTGACTTCCCGCACGCGAATCAAAACACTGACCAGCGATACGATCATCGCCAACAGTCGATTCTTTGACAACGACGTTAACAAAGTTCCAAAGCACGCATTGACAGTTGGTGTAGGAACCGTGATGGATGCGCAAGAAGTGATGATACTCTGTAACGGTCATCACAAGGCTCGCGCCTTACAAGCTGTGGTAGAAGGACCGGTTACCCACTATTGGACAATTAGTGTACTCCAGCAACATCCGCATGGAATCATCGTTTGTGATGAACCTGCGACCGACGAACTGAAAGTTGGAACGTATCGTTATTTTAAAGATATTGAAAAAGATAATATTTAA
- a CDS encoding RagB/SusD family nutrient uptake outer membrane protein yields the protein MKKIKYLITCFIAVFILAGCNGMDNEPTNSYTNKSFWTSIDKAQYMLNMAYNQLYSAGKMWQDEALSDNVFQGRGFTDQRTIRNGIADPATSIFANEWSNLYGGIKTTHVILENIDNLDAPEAVKNNMKAQARFIRASLFFRLTNFYGDIPFFTKDITLEEANTISRTPRAKVIEFIHQELDDILQYLPTRDQLSAEENGKITQAAALMLQARVYLYDNDWANVEKYTGQIMDGSHGTYKLFPNFSGLFESENEYNAEVIMDCAYVPSTRTWGEMNDMAPLSKDARVISTAPTQELVDNFITLDGDPISSSKTYNEARPYVNRDPRLTGTVIYDGYDWSGNIKDGSVGEIIYTNPKKNTPDGYKGLTGNSSATGYYVRKYYDKHHEAGMASGLNIITMRYADVLLMYAEAMNEQGKMTAEVWNKTIRPIRERAGFTKPKALNFPAEQSQEEMRQTLRVERRSELALEGLRWFDIKRWKAGTEYLNGYMHGARYGTNNTYIRLDNYQFLDARDYLWSVPQSQMDINPNLKPNNPGYAN from the coding sequence ATGAAGAAAATAAAATATTTGATAACATGCTTTATAGCTGTATTCATACTGGCTGGTTGCAACGGAATGGACAACGAGCCAACGAACAGCTACACAAACAAATCCTTCTGGACATCCATTGACAAGGCACAGTACATGCTCAATATGGCATACAACCAGTTGTACAGTGCCGGAAAAATGTGGCAAGACGAAGCTTTGAGCGACAATGTGTTCCAAGGACGTGGATTCACTGACCAACGAACCATTCGCAATGGTATCGCTGACCCAGCCACATCTATCTTTGCCAACGAGTGGAGTAATCTCTATGGCGGTATCAAGACCACACATGTCATCTTGGAAAACATCGATAATTTGGATGCACCGGAAGCAGTGAAGAACAACATGAAGGCACAAGCCCGATTCATCCGTGCGTCACTCTTCTTCCGTCTAACTAATTTCTATGGTGACATTCCATTTTTCACCAAAGACATCACGCTGGAAGAAGCGAATACGATTAGTCGAACACCACGTGCAAAGGTCATCGAATTCATTCATCAAGAACTGGACGACATCTTGCAGTATTTGCCCACCCGTGACCAACTTTCTGCAGAGGAAAATGGCAAAATCACCCAGGCTGCCGCATTGATGCTCCAAGCACGTGTCTACCTTTATGACAACGACTGGGCCAATGTAGAAAAGTATACCGGACAAATTATGGATGGAAGTCATGGAACTTACAAATTGTTCCCTAACTTCAGCGGATTGTTTGAAAGTGAGAACGAATACAATGCGGAGGTCATTATGGACTGTGCTTATGTTCCCTCTACCCGCACTTGGGGTGAGATGAACGATATGGCTCCACTCTCTAAAGATGCTCGCGTTATCTCTACGGCTCCAACACAGGAACTAGTAGACAACTTCATTACACTCGATGGAGATCCTATCAGCAGTTCTAAAACCTACAACGAGGCTCGTCCTTATGTCAATCGCGACCCTCGTCTCACCGGAACCGTTATCTACGATGGGTACGATTGGAGTGGAAATATCAAGGATGGCTCTGTTGGTGAGATTATCTACACCAATCCGAAGAAGAACACCCCCGATGGATATAAAGGGCTCACGGGCAACTCTTCGGCAACAGGCTACTATGTTCGAAAATACTACGACAAGCATCATGAAGCAGGTATGGCCTCAGGTTTAAACATCATTACCATGCGTTATGCCGACGTACTCTTGATGTATGCAGAAGCCATGAACGAACAAGGAAAGATGACTGCCGAGGTTTGGAACAAAACTATTCGTCCCATCCGCGAACGTGCCGGCTTCACAAAGCCAAAAGCTCTTAACTTCCCAGCAGAACAGTCACAGGAAGAAATGCGCCAGACGCTGCGCGTAGAACGTCGTTCAGAGCTTGCTTTAGAAGGTTTAAGATGGTTTGATATCAAACGATGGAAGGCCGGAACCGAATATCTCAATGGCTACATGCATGGTGCCAGATACGGAACCAACAACACCTACATTCGTTTGGACAATTATCAGTTCCTCGATGCGCGTGACTACCTATGGTCAGTGCCTCAGTCACAGATGGACATCAATCCAAACTTGAAGCCAAACAACCCCGGATATGCTAACTAA
- a CDS encoding glucosamine-6-phosphate deaminase: MNLNLSSEIVLTKIPVEIYRPKTAIDRSELTRYEKIHTNIFAQEEEGAKHVAESIAAIIKSKQKEGKFCVLGLGTGLSLTPIFKELISMYEAKQLSFHNVVVFNAYEYFPLTSKSQNSSISQLCTRFLDHVDIDKKNIFTLDGSISQDDVQNHCRLYEERINTFGGIDVMLIGIGRSGNIACNVPGSTVTSNSRIILVDNVLRQEMALSFGTNEQVPPCSITMGIATLLKAKKIFLAAWSEEKAEVVQKTVEGVITDALPASFLQTHNNVEVVIDLPAASRLTRIVHPWLVKSCQWTDKLVRSALVWLCQLTGKPILKLTNKDYNDHGLSELLALYGSAYNANIKIFNDLQHTITGWPGGKPNADDTYRPERAKPFPKRVIVFSPHPDDDVISMGGTLRRLVQQGHDLHVAYETSGNIAVGDEEVTRFMHFINGFNQIFDGEKDKVIKQKYSEIKKFLANKKDGDIDTLDVRTIKGLIRRGEARTACTYNGVPLDHVHFLDLPFYESGKIEKLPMTEKDVEIVRQLLQEVKPHQIYVAGDLADPHGTHKKCTDAVLAALELEKEDGAEWLKECRVWMYRGAWAEWEIENIEMCVPMSPEELRAKRNSILKHQSQMESAPFLGNDERLFWQRSEDRNHATAALYDSLGLACYEAMEAFVEYKV, translated from the coding sequence ATGAATCTAAATCTAAGTTCAGAAATTGTATTAACTAAAATTCCGGTTGAAATATACCGACCTAAAACGGCTATAGACCGTTCGGAGTTAACGCGTTACGAAAAAATACACACGAACATCTTTGCACAAGAGGAAGAGGGTGCTAAGCATGTGGCTGAAAGTATAGCCGCCATCATCAAGAGCAAGCAAAAAGAAGGCAAGTTCTGTGTACTTGGTTTGGGTACAGGTTTGTCGCTCACACCTATTTTCAAAGAGCTGATTAGCATGTACGAAGCTAAACAGTTGAGCTTTCACAATGTCGTTGTCTTCAATGCATACGAATATTTTCCACTCACATCCAAATCGCAAAACAGCAGTATCAGTCAGTTGTGTACACGCTTTTTAGATCACGTAGATATCGATAAGAAAAACATATTCACTCTAGACGGTAGCATTTCGCAAGACGATGTGCAGAATCATTGTCGCTTATACGAGGAACGTATCAACACCTTTGGCGGTATTGACGTGATGTTGATAGGTATTGGACGTAGTGGAAACATCGCCTGCAACGTGCCTGGCTCTACTGTTACCAGCAATTCGCGCATTATCTTAGTAGACAATGTGCTGCGACAAGAAATGGCCTTGAGCTTTGGAACGAACGAGCAAGTGCCTCCTTGTTCCATCACCATGGGTATTGCAACCTTGTTGAAAGCAAAGAAAATATTTCTTGCAGCGTGGAGTGAAGAAAAGGCTGAGGTTGTACAAAAAACCGTTGAGGGTGTGATTACCGATGCTCTTCCTGCCTCATTCTTGCAAACTCACAACAACGTTGAAGTGGTTATCGACCTGCCTGCCGCATCTCGTCTGACTCGTATCGTGCACCCTTGGCTGGTAAAATCGTGCCAATGGACCGATAAATTAGTGCGTTCAGCATTGGTATGGTTATGCCAGCTCACAGGAAAACCTATCTTGAAGTTGACGAATAAAGATTACAACGACCACGGCCTGAGCGAGTTGTTGGCGCTTTATGGTTCGGCTTACAATGCCAATATCAAGATTTTTAACGACTTACAGCATACCATTACTGGCTGGCCTGGTGGCAAACCCAATGCTGATGACACATACCGTCCGGAGCGTGCGAAACCATTTCCCAAACGAGTAATTGTCTTTTCTCCACATCCAGATGATGATGTAATCTCCATGGGTGGCACCTTACGCCGACTGGTTCAGCAGGGACACGACCTTCATGTGGCTTACGAAACCAGTGGAAATATTGCTGTAGGCGATGAAGAAGTAACGCGATTCATGCACTTCATCAACGGATTTAATCAGATATTCGATGGCGAGAAAGATAAGGTGATTAAACAAAAGTATAGTGAAATCAAGAAATTCTTAGCAAATAAGAAGGATGGCGACATCGACACCTTAGATGTACGAACTATCAAAGGGTTGATTCGGCGAGGCGAAGCACGCACAGCTTGTACATATAATGGCGTGCCATTAGACCATGTTCACTTCCTTGACTTGCCTTTCTACGAGTCGGGTAAGATTGAAAAACTGCCGATGACTGAAAAGGATGTCGAGATTGTGCGCCAACTCTTGCAAGAAGTTAAGCCTCATCAAATATATGTAGCAGGCGACTTGGCTGACCCACATGGTACTCATAAGAAATGTACTGATGCCGTGTTGGCTGCTCTTGAACTTGAAAAAGAAGATGGAGCAGAATGGCTGAAAGAATGTAGAGTGTGGATGTATCGTGGTGCTTGGGCTGAATGGGAAATTGAAAACATTGAGATGTGTGTACCCATGAGTCCAGAAGAGCTGCGTGCTAAGCGCAACAGCATCTTGAAACATCAGAGTCAAATGGAGAGTGCACCATTCCTTGGCAACGACGAACGTTTGTTCTGGCAGCGCTCTGAAGACCGCAATCATGCCACTGCAGCACTTTACGATAGTTTAGGATTGGCATGCTACGAAGCCATGGAGGCATTTGTAGAGTATAAAGTATAG
- the rlmD gene encoding 23S rRNA (uracil(1939)-C(5))-methyltransferase RlmD, translating to MSRKKKPLPLLENILITDVAAEGKSLARIDDMVVFVPFAVPGDVVDLQVRKKKHHYCEAEVVRFIKYSDVRQTPKCQHFGICGGCKWQMLPYEEQLKAKQKQVHDQLERIGKIELPEFRPIMGSEKTYEYRNKLEFGCSNKRWLTWEEVTSGVKYEHMNAIGFHITGAFDKIYPIEKCWLMDDLCNQIRNCIRDYAIDHNISFFDLRAQTGLLRDIMIRSANTGEWMVLIQFKFQEEGDEQRAHGLLQHVADSFPQITSLLYVDNQKCNDTFGDQTVVVFKGKDHITETMGDLKFKVAVKSFYQTNTNQAYHLYSVAREFAQLTGKELVYDLYTGTGTIANFVAREAREVIGIEYVEDAIKDAKVNSAANDIHNTLFYAGDMKDILTEEFITEHGRPDVIITDPPRAGMHPDVVRTILGAAPQRIVYVSCNPATQARDLQMLDEQYKVMAVQPVDMFPHTPHVENVVLLEQR from the coding sequence ATGTCAAGAAAAAAGAAGCCCTTACCCCTTTTAGAAAATATCCTGATAACCGACGTTGCCGCCGAAGGAAAATCTTTGGCACGCATAGACGACATGGTTGTATTTGTGCCATTTGCAGTTCCTGGAGATGTGGTAGATTTGCAGGTGCGCAAAAAGAAGCACCACTATTGTGAAGCAGAGGTGGTACGTTTCATCAAATACAGTGATGTGCGACAAACACCAAAGTGCCAACATTTTGGCATTTGTGGTGGATGTAAGTGGCAAATGTTGCCCTACGAAGAACAACTTAAGGCTAAACAAAAGCAAGTACACGACCAACTGGAGCGAATCGGTAAGATAGAATTGCCCGAATTCAGACCTATCATGGGGTCGGAAAAGACGTATGAATACCGCAACAAACTGGAGTTTGGTTGCTCCAACAAACGATGGTTAACCTGGGAAGAGGTGACAAGCGGTGTGAAATACGAGCACATGAATGCCATTGGTTTTCACATCACAGGAGCCTTTGATAAAATCTATCCCATTGAGAAATGCTGGCTCATGGATGACCTCTGCAATCAAATCAGAAACTGCATTCGCGACTATGCCATCGACCACAACATCAGCTTCTTTGACTTGAGAGCACAAACGGGACTGCTGCGCGACATCATGATACGCAGTGCGAACACAGGTGAGTGGATGGTGCTGATTCAGTTTAAGTTCCAAGAAGAGGGTGACGAGCAACGCGCACATGGACTTTTGCAGCATGTGGCTGACTCGTTTCCACAGATAACTTCCCTACTTTATGTGGACAACCAAAAGTGTAACGATACCTTTGGCGACCAAACAGTAGTGGTGTTCAAAGGAAAAGATCATATCACGGAAACCATGGGCGACCTAAAGTTCAAAGTGGCAGTCAAGAGTTTCTACCAAACTAATACCAATCAGGCTTACCATCTTTATAGCGTGGCGCGCGAATTTGCCCAACTTACCGGTAAAGAGTTGGTTTACGACCTATACACGGGAACGGGCACTATTGCCAACTTCGTAGCCAGAGAAGCCCGGGAAGTCATCGGCATTGAATATGTAGAAGATGCCATCAAGGATGCGAAAGTCAATTCGGCAGCCAACGACATACACAACACCCTGTTCTACGCAGGCGATATGAAGGACATTCTTACCGAGGAATTCATTACCGAACATGGACGTCCTGATGTCATTATCACCGACCCTCCACGCGCCGGCATGCACCCAGATGTGGTTCGTACCATTCTCGGAGCAGCTCCCCAACGTATTGTATACGTTAGTTGTAATCCTGCAACACAGGCGCGCGACCTGCAAATGTTGGATGAACAGTACAAGGTCATGGCCGTTCAGCCAGTCGATATGTTCCCTCACACGCCGCATGTTGAGAACGTGGTACTGCTTGAGCAACGCTAA
- a CDS encoding IS4 family transposase, giving the protein MNKGRYVFSQLCDFLPTDHFKWLIKKYEGNKYVKSFTCWNHLMVLLFGQLSNREGLRDLIVTITPFKSAFHHLGFGKNVSRSNLSKANEIREVKIFQEFADKMVSIAREKRGVVKDFFISNNVYAFDSSTISLCLSVYWWTKLHHGKGGVKLHELYDVKTDIPTFSVITDASVHDSQVMELIPYEKESFYIFDRAYMATRKLYIIEGAEAYFVVREKHKMPFEVIEDKEYNNPSSGIMADQIIRFKGYKTKKQYPNKLRRVVFYDYDGNRTFVFYTNNFEITAEQVAMLYKYRWRVELFFKWLKQHLRIKEFYGTSENAVKIQIYAAIIAYCLVVIVQECMGLKLQTYDVLRILSTALLTKMPLCDLLIEQKEEEFTEGKNLQLCLNFDG; this is encoded by the coding sequence ATGAACAAAGGTCGATACGTATTTTCACAGCTGTGCGACTTTCTGCCGACAGACCATTTCAAATGGTTGATAAAAAAGTATGAAGGTAATAAATATGTGAAGAGTTTCACTTGTTGGAATCATCTGATGGTTCTTCTATTTGGTCAGTTGTCTAATCGTGAGGGATTACGAGACCTTATTGTAACCATCACTCCGTTCAAGTCAGCGTTCCACCATCTTGGTTTTGGAAAGAATGTCAGTAGAAGCAATTTGAGCAAGGCCAATGAAATACGCGAAGTCAAGATATTCCAAGAGTTTGCAGACAAGATGGTTTCCATAGCAAGAGAGAAACGAGGAGTCGTCAAGGACTTCTTCATATCGAACAATGTCTATGCGTTTGACTCCTCAACAATATCATTGTGCCTTTCTGTATACTGGTGGACTAAACTGCATCATGGGAAAGGAGGAGTGAAATTGCATGAACTGTATGACGTGAAGACAGACATTCCGACATTTTCTGTCATTACAGACGCTTCAGTTCACGATTCTCAAGTGATGGAGCTAATTCCCTATGAGAAAGAGAGTTTCTATATATTTGACAGAGCGTATATGGCAACTAGGAAACTTTATATAATAGAAGGAGCAGAAGCTTACTTTGTCGTGAGAGAGAAGCATAAAATGCCGTTTGAGGTCATAGAGGATAAAGAATACAACAACCCTTCATCTGGAATTATGGCTGACCAAATTATACGTTTCAAGGGATACAAGACTAAGAAGCAATATCCAAATAAACTTCGACGAGTGGTATTCTATGACTATGATGGTAATAGGACATTTGTATTTTACACGAACAATTTTGAAATTACAGCGGAACAGGTTGCTATGCTTTACAAATACAGATGGAGAGTAGAACTGTTCTTCAAATGGCTGAAGCAACATCTGCGCATCAAAGAGTTTTATGGAACCTCGGAGAATGCTGTAAAAATACAAATCTATGCAGCTATCATTGCATATTGTCTTGTCGTTATCGTACAAGAATGTATGGGGCTAAAGCTTCAAACCTATGATGTTCTAAGAATTTTAAGCACGGCATTGTTGACAAAAATGCCATTGTGTGACTTGCTCATTGAACAGAAAGAGGAAGAATTTACTGAAGGAAAAAACCTGCAGCTCTGCCTCAATTTTGATGGGTAA